GCTGGCCCCGACGACGACCTGGGTGCCCGGCCCGAACGTCAGCGCCCACGCGAAGAGCCCGGAGATCAGGATGATCCCGATGCTGGCCAGCACGAACCGCTTCAGGCCGCCGAGGAGGGTGAGCCAGCCGAGGACGAAGAACGGGACGGCGTTGGACCACAGGTGCGCGAAGCCGTGGTGCAGGAACGGCGCGACCAGGATGCCGGGAAGCCCGTCGGCCTCCTGCGCGTGGATCCCCCACAGGTCGAGGTCGGCAGGTACGGCGGCGTCGATGGCCTCCAGCACCACCATCACCAGCAGCAGCCCGGCGACGATGATCGCCGCGGGCAGGGGGCGCGACAGCCGCTCGTCGAGCGAGCGCCGGGCGGGAAGGATGGGCGTTGCACTGCTCATGGTCTCCATGATGCCTGAGCAGCGTGATCCGGCGGCTACGATCGGAGCACCATGCCCATGCTGCTGACAGTCGTGACCTCGGTCCTGGCCCTCGCCGGGATCGTGCTCGGTGCACTGACCGTGCGCACCTGGAATCCCGACAACGACCCCGACCAGATGCGGGACGTCGTGCAGCAGGGCGTCGTCGCGTTCTTGCGCCTCGGCCTGCTGCTCCTGCTGGTGACGACCGCGGCCGTCGCGGTCGTCGGGTCGCTGGCGGCTCACCGTGGGAACGCCAGCATCCCGCGCGGGGTGTGGGTCAGCGCGGTGACCGCCTGGCTGCTGGCGATCGGGTTCGTCGCCACGTACCTACGCCAACGGGCGCGGCGCGGCGGCGCCGCCTAGATCGCGTCGTCGACCTCGACGACGGCCTCCAGCAGCTCCTCCTGCACGCCGCCGGTCCAGAAGTAGATGGCCAGCGCCTGATCCTGCTCGTTCTCGATGGACGCCGGGTACGGCGTGTCCTCGGCGATCTCCAGCCGAGCACCGAGGCTGAGCCGGACGTCGTTGAGTGCCCGCAGCAGCGTCGTCGCGTCGTCCAGGCCGAGGTCGGTCTGCTCCGCGACCAGCCGTTCGGCGACCTCCGCGTCCGCCATCTTGCCGGTGCGCAGCTCCTGCTCGGTGAGCCTGCGGAACTCGATCGCGCTCTCGCCCGCTCCGGGCACCTCGTCGCGGCGTCCGGACGGCAGCAGCCGCGCGATCGCCGGGTCGTCCGGCGGGGGCAACGGCCGGCTGCGCTGCTCGAGCGAGGCGAGCAGCGACTCGGCGTCGTCGCCGGACTCGCCGAAGGTACCGGCCTGACCGGTCTCTGCGGTTCGTTCGTGCAGGATCGCGCGCACCTGCCCGAAGAACCCGGTCAGGATCTCGCGTTCGATCTCCTCGAAGCTCATCGCGATCCGGGAGCCCTGCACCGTGAAGTAGCGCACCGGCTAGTCCTGCTGGAAGGTGGCCCACAGGCCCATCGCGTGCAGCCGGGCGGTGTCGTGCTCCATCGACTCCTTGCTGCCGGTCGACACGACCGCTCTGCCTTCGTGGTGCACGTCGAGCATCAGCTTCGTCGCCTTCTGGTCGTCGTATCCGAACAGCTTCTTGAAGACGTAGGTCACGTAGCTCATCAGGTTCACCGGGTCGTTCCAGACGATCGTCACCCACTGCTTCTCGGGCTCGCGTACCTCGTCGGCATCCTGCTGCTGCAGCTGCTCGGGCAGCGATCTGGCCGTCATCCGTGGCGCGTCCATGCCTTCATGGTCCCAGACATCCGGGTGGCGTGGGTACTTGTCGCGCGAGGCGGCCGACGGCCGCGTGCGCAGCACCACGGCCCCTAGGATCGGGGCATGACCTCCACGTCCGCCGCAAACAGCAGCGCGCTGCTGACCGACCACTACGAGCTCACGATGATCGCCGCCGCGCTGAAGGACGGCACAGCCGGCCGGCCGTGCGTGTTCGAGGCGTTCGCCCGTCGGCTGCCCGAGGGCCGGCGGTACGGCGTCGTCGGCGGCACCGGGCGGCTGATCGACGCGATCGAGCGGTTCCGCTTCGACGACGACCAGCTGCGGTTCCTGGCGGACGCGAAGGTGGTCGACGCGCAAACCCTGCGGTGGCTCGAGGGCTACCGGTTCAGCGGCGACATCGTCGGCTACCGGGAGGGTGAGATCTACTTCCCGGAGTCCCCGATCCTTACCGTCCGGTCGTCGTTCGCCGAGGGCGTGATCCTCGAGACGCTCATTCTGTCGATCCTCAACCACGACTCGGCCATCGCGGGCGCCGGGGCCCGGATGATCTCCGCGGCCGGCGACCGGCCCTGCATCGAGATGGGCTCGCGGCGCACCCACGAGGAGGCCGCGGTGGCCGCGGCCCGCGCCGCCTACCTGGTCGGCTTCGCCTCGACCTCCAACCTCGAG
This is a stretch of genomic DNA from Cumulibacter manganitolerans. It encodes these proteins:
- a CDS encoding rhomboid family intramembrane serine protease, whose protein sequence is MSSATPILPARRSLDERLSRPLPAAIIVAGLLLVMVVLEAIDAAVPADLDLWGIHAQEADGLPGILVAPFLHHGFAHLWSNAVPFFVLGWLTLLGGLKRFVLASIGIILISGLFAWALTFGPGTQVVVGASGWVFGLLTYLLARGIFTRNARQIVISVVVLALYGSVLFGVLPGRAGISWQGHLGGALAGLLMAWLLSRGARRKPADAEVSLAGSRPTL
- a CDS encoding DUF2017 family protein, which translates into the protein MRYFTVQGSRIAMSFEEIEREILTGFFGQVRAILHERTAETGQAGTFGESGDDAESLLASLEQRSRPLPPPDDPAIARLLPSGRRDEVPGAGESAIEFRRLTEQELRTGKMADAEVAERLVAEQTDLGLDDATTLLRALNDVRLSLGARLEIAEDTPYPASIENEQDQALAIYFWTGGVQEELLEAVVEVDDAI
- the clpS gene encoding ATP-dependent Clp protease adapter ClpS, which codes for MDAPRMTARSLPEQLQQQDADEVREPEKQWVTIVWNDPVNLMSYVTYVFKKLFGYDDQKATKLMLDVHHEGRAVVSTGSKESMEHDTARLHAMGLWATFQQD